TCGAAGTTGAAGACCAGATTGATGCTGCAAAAGTAATTGGAGCTTATCCGTATGTTGATGCTTCAAGAATTGGAATCTTCGGATGGAGTTATGGTGGTTTTATGGCTTCAAACTGTATTTTTCAAGGAAATGATGTTTTCAAAATGGCAATTGCAGTTGCTCCTGTAACAAACTGGCGTTTTTATGATTCTGTTTACACAGAAAGATACATGCAGACTCCACAAGAAAATGCTAGTGGATATGACCAAAATTCTCCAATAAATCACGTTGATAAATTAAAAGGTAAATTTTTATTGATTCACGGTTCAGGTGATGACAATGTTCATCTACAAAATTCAATGCAAATGATGGACGCTTTGATTCAGGCGAATAAACAATTTGATTCTCAGATATATCCGGATAAAGATCATCATATTCTTGGTGGTAAAACGAGAATTAACCTTTATAATAAAATGACTAACTTTATCAAAGAAAATTTATAATTTAAACATAATTAACAGTAAATAAATAATGAATAATATGGGAGAAACTCAAGTAAAAACTGCGCATCCAAAAGGACTTTGGGTATTATTTGGAACGGAGATGTGGGAGCGATTCAATTTCTATGGAATGCGAGCTTTATTGACATTATTTCTTGTGAACTCATTATTGATGAAAGAAGAAGAAGCTTCTCTTATTTATGGAGGTTTTCTTGGACTTTGTTATTTAACACCAATGTTAGGTGGTTTTGTAGCCGATCGTTTTTTAGGTAATAGAAATTGTATTCTTTTAGGAGGATTATTAATGGCGATTGGTCAAATGTTGTTGTTTACCAGTGGAACTATTTTCGAAGGAAATTTACCATTGGCTAAAATCATCATGTATTCTGCATTAGGAGTAATTGTTTTTGGTAACGGATTCTTCAAACCGAATATTTCGAGTATGGTTGGAAGTTTGTATCCAAAACAAGAGAAAACAAAATTAGATAGTGCTTTCACTATTTTCTATATGGGAATTAACATCGGAGCTTTCTTAGGTCAATCTATTTGTCCTTTGTTAGGAGATGTTAAAGATGCTGGTGGAATTAGAGATATTCACGCTTTTAGATGGGGATTCATGGCGGCTTCTGTAGCAATGCTTTTGGGAACAATTCTTTTCTATTTCTTGAAAAACAAATATGTGGTTTCTCCTGAAGGAAGACCATTAGGAGGTTTGCCTTCTAAAAATATTGCTTCTGACTTTGAAGAAGGTGAAGCACAAAAAGCGAATTTTTCTAGCAAAGCTTTAGTACTTGCAGGAGTTGCATTCATCGCTTTAGGGTTCTTTTTTCACTATGCTGTAGGTCAGAATTTAATTTATACTTTGATTTATTCTAGTGGATTGTCATTGGCAGGATTAATTATTTCTGATACTTCTTTGACTAAAATCGAAAGAGACAGAATTATTGTAATTTACATTGTTTCGTTCTTTATTATTTTCTTCTGGGCGGCGTTTGAGCAAGCAGGTTCATCATTGACTTTTATTGCAGATAATCAAACAGATAGAAACTTCTTTGGATTTTTAATGCCACCATCTATGGTTCAGATCTTTAACGGACTATTTGTAGTTGTATTAGCAGTGCCTTTTAGTATTCTTTGGGATACATTAAGAGCTAAAGGTAAAGAACCAATTTCTCCGGTAAAATTAGCGGTTGGTTTAGTGGTTATTTCTATTAGTTTCTTTATGATAGCAACTCAGGTTTCTTATATCGGAACTTCTGGATTGCTATTGGTTAAATGGCTTATCTTATTATATTTCTTAAATACTTGCGCTGAGTTATGTTTATCTCCAATTGGATTATCATTGGTAGGTAAATTATCTCCAAAGCGTTTTGCTTCATTACTTTACGGCGTATTCTTTTTATCTAATGCATCAGGTTATGCTTTAGGAGGAACTTTAGGTTCTATCTTGCCGGCAACTGGTGATAAATTTGCAAAAGCAAAAGAATTAGGAATCGATCTTCAAGGTGTTTTAGATAATAAAATTACACCAACGGCTGAGCAATTAGCTTTATTGGATCAACACCAAATTAGTGCTCACAATCACTTTTTTGCAGGATTCGAAATCCATAACTTATACGAATTCTTTATGGTTTTTGTTGTTCTTACAGGTCTTGCGGCAATTATATTATTTGCTTTGACACCATTCTTGAAAAAAATGATGCACGGAGTACGATAACATGGAAAACAAAATCACATTAGAAGAAATTCAAAATTTTAAAGGCACTTATCCAAAACAATTGTGGTATTTGTTTTTTGTTGAAATGTGGGAACGTTTTTGCTTCTACGGAATGCGTGGTGTACTTACTTTTTTTATGGTAGATCAGCTTTTATTAAAAGATGAACATGCCAATTTGCAATACGGAGCTATTCAGGCTTTTGTTTATGCTTTTACTTTTATTGGAGGTATTTTTGCTGATAAAGTATTGGGCTTTAAAAAATCATTATTTTTTGGAGGAATCGTAATGATTCTTGGAAATCTATTGATTGCTTTTTCGCCTCAGACAATGTTTTATTATGGTATTGCTTTCTCGATTATTGGAACAGGTTTTTTTAAGCCAAACGTTTCGTCAATGGTTGGAGAATTATATCATGAAGATGATGGTAGAAGAGATGCTGGTTACGGAATGTTTTATGCCGGAATAAATGTTGGAGGACTTCTTGGGGGTGCTTTGTGTATTTATTTAGGGAAATACTATTCTTGGCAATTGTGCTTTTTATCAGCAGCAGTAGTAATGTTTTTAGGATTGGTTACCTTTTTGTTTACTAAAAAATATTTAGGTCCAATTGGAGATTCTCCATTATTGGATTTAGAACCTAGTAAAAGAAGAATTCGTGAAATTGCAGTTTATGCGATCTCAATATTAAGTTTGCCATTTATTTTTATAATGGTAAAAAATACAGACTACACAGATTATTTCATGTACACTATTGGAATAGTTGCAGTGTTGTATTTTACTTATGAATTGATAAGATTGGGCGATGTAAAAATGCAGAAAAAGCTCTTCGCAGCCTTTTTGTTCGTATTCTTTTATTTGTTGTTTAATGCAATTTATGAGCAAAGTGGTGGTTCATTATCGCTTTTTGCAAAAGATAATCTAAGTAATAATTTACTTGGTTTTACTATTGATCCCAATGTAGTAAACAACAGTTCGAATACATTCTTTGTTGTGGCGTTAAGTCCGCTAATTGGTTTGTTGTGGATTTGGCTTGGTAAAAGAAGAATTGAACCAAATACCCTGATTAAGTTCGGAATTGGATTCTTGTTTCTTGGAGCTTCATTCTATATTTTCTATTTAACAAAGTTTTTTGCAAATTCAGAAGGTATAGCATCTTTAAACGTGTTTACTTTTGCTTATTTGGTAACGACAATTGGAGAACTTTGTTTAGGTCCAATCGGAATGTCGATTATTACGAAATTGTCTCCAAAAAGATTATTCGGAATGATGATGGGATTATGGTTTTTAGCAAGTGCTTTTGGGCAATTATTTGCTGGAAAATTAGGTGCCGAAATATCAAGATCAAATACAGGAGATACGTTGCTTTCTAAGCTTCAGTCTTATACGGAAGGATATTATCAATTGGCAATTTATTCGCTTGTAGCAGGAGTTATTTTAATTGCGATTTCGCCAATTATTAGAAAATTAATGCAAGAAGTAAAGTAGACGACATTTAGCAATTCTTTTTTTGCTTAAATTTGTAGAAAATAATAAGGATATGAAAAAAATAATACTAGTAACATTGTTTTTTGTTGGCGCATTTGCAACGCAAGCGCAAGAGCTAAAATGGTATACAGACGTAAAAGAAGCAATTACTGAAAGTAATAAAGCGCAAAAGCCAATGCTTATGTTTTTTACAGGAAGTGACTGGTGTGGATGGTGTATTCGTTTGCAGAACGAAGTTTTGAAAACTCCTGAGTTTAAAAAATGGGCTGCAGACAATGTTGTTTTAGTGGAGTTAGATTATCCTAGAGCTGTGCCTCAAACGCCGGAGCTTAAAAACCAAAATAATGAATTGCAACAAGCTTTTGGAATTCAGGGTTTTCCAACAGTGTATTTTACAAGTGCAGAATCAAAGGATGGAAAAGTCAATTTTAAAGGTTTAGGTAAAACTGGTTATGTTGCTGGTGGTCCATCTGCTTGGTTGACAGTTGCAGAAGAAATTGTGCATCCAAAAAAATCTTAATTAAAGTAAATTCTATTTTAATAATATAAAAACTCCTTACAGGTTTGTAAGGAGTTTTTTTTGTTTAGTAAGAAAAAGTATTCACTATTTTAGTTGGTTTTATGGTTTTGTTATTTTATTACAAATAAAAAAATATATAATGTATTTTTTATATTAATAAAAATTGGAAAATTAAAATATTATGTTAATTTCGTCATGCTATACTAACCAAAACCAATTATACTATGACCAAAAAACTACTTATCCTACTGTTTTTTTTAGGTTCATTTTTTCTGCATTCGCAAAATTTAGTTTGGAGAACAAACATGACAGATGCTATTGCAATAAGTAATGAACAGAGAAAGCCAATGCTAATTTTATTCACTGCCTCAGGTGTACCGGAAAATCTTCAAAACGAAATCTTTAAAACTCCTGATTTTGCCGTTTGGTCACGCGACAATGTGATTTTGGTAAAACTGGATTTATCTGATTCTACAACGGCAGATGGAGACAGAGAACAAAATCTTAAATTGAAAAGCGCTTTTGGCGTCGAAGATTTGCCAGAGGTTTGTTTTGCAAGCGCTTCTATTCGAAAAAACAAAACAACTTTTAGCGCCTTAGGGAAACTTGCGTATAAACCCGGTGGAGCTAAAGCCTGGATTGCGGAATCAAATGCAATTCTGCATCCAAGCGAATAAAATAAAATTTAAATTAAGTTTCTTAGTTTAATTTGTAGAATCCCTTTTCAGCTTCGGTATGAAAAGGGATATTTTTTTGGAGTGGAATGCGATATCAGTAGTTTTAGTTTTTTTTAGGGCTTAAATTTTCATTTTGTTTAAAATTTAAGGTTTAAATAGTAAAATTCATTATAATGTAACTTTTTAGAAGTATTTATGATGGAAGTGTTTGTTAACTGCTCATTTTTGTGTTAATTTGGTTTTTATAACCCCCAATAAAACCTGCAAGATTATGACCCGAAAACTACTTACCCTACTATTATTTTTAGGTTCATTTTTTTTGCATTCGCAAAATTTAGTTTGGAATACTGATTTAAGCGATGCATTTGTAAAGAGTGATACGGAAAGGAAACCATTGTTAATATTTTTTACTGCGGCTAGCGCTGGACAGAAAATGCAGAATGAGATTTTTGCAAGCCCTGATTTTGCAGAATGGTCACGTGATAATGTTATTTTATTAAGACTTGATTTATCTGACTCATCATTAACGGATCAGGATAAAGAACAAAATCTTAAAATGAAAAATGCTTTAGGGGTCGAAGAATTACCTCAAGTTTGCCTGGTAACGATCACAATAAGGAAAAACAAACCAACTATTGATAAACTGGGGCTCCTTGGGTATAAACCTGGTGGAGTACAGCAATGGATAAAAGAAGCCAAAGCGATTTTGCGACCATAACAAAA
This genomic window from Flavobacterium sp. 9 contains:
- a CDS encoding thioredoxin family protein, whose amino-acid sequence is MKKIILVTLFFVGAFATQAQELKWYTDVKEAITESNKAQKPMLMFFTGSDWCGWCIRLQNEVLKTPEFKKWAADNVVLVELDYPRAVPQTPELKNQNNELQQAFGIQGFPTVYFTSAESKDGKVNFKGLGKTGYVAGGPSAWLTVAEEIVHPKKS
- a CDS encoding peptide MFS transporter: MENKITLEEIQNFKGTYPKQLWYLFFVEMWERFCFYGMRGVLTFFMVDQLLLKDEHANLQYGAIQAFVYAFTFIGGIFADKVLGFKKSLFFGGIVMILGNLLIAFSPQTMFYYGIAFSIIGTGFFKPNVSSMVGELYHEDDGRRDAGYGMFYAGINVGGLLGGALCIYLGKYYSWQLCFLSAAVVMFLGLVTFLFTKKYLGPIGDSPLLDLEPSKRRIREIAVYAISILSLPFIFIMVKNTDYTDYFMYTIGIVAVLYFTYELIRLGDVKMQKKLFAAFLFVFFYLLFNAIYEQSGGSLSLFAKDNLSNNLLGFTIDPNVVNNSSNTFFVVALSPLIGLLWIWLGKRRIEPNTLIKFGIGFLFLGASFYIFYLTKFFANSEGIASLNVFTFAYLVTTIGELCLGPIGMSIITKLSPKRLFGMMMGLWFLASAFGQLFAGKLGAEISRSNTGDTLLSKLQSYTEGYYQLAIYSLVAGVILIAISPIIRKLMQEVK
- a CDS encoding peptide MFS transporter, with amino-acid sequence MGETQVKTAHPKGLWVLFGTEMWERFNFYGMRALLTLFLVNSLLMKEEEASLIYGGFLGLCYLTPMLGGFVADRFLGNRNCILLGGLLMAIGQMLLFTSGTIFEGNLPLAKIIMYSALGVIVFGNGFFKPNISSMVGSLYPKQEKTKLDSAFTIFYMGINIGAFLGQSICPLLGDVKDAGGIRDIHAFRWGFMAASVAMLLGTILFYFLKNKYVVSPEGRPLGGLPSKNIASDFEEGEAQKANFSSKALVLAGVAFIALGFFFHYAVGQNLIYTLIYSSGLSLAGLIISDTSLTKIERDRIIVIYIVSFFIIFFWAAFEQAGSSLTFIADNQTDRNFFGFLMPPSMVQIFNGLFVVVLAVPFSILWDTLRAKGKEPISPVKLAVGLVVISISFFMIATQVSYIGTSGLLLVKWLILLYFLNTCAELCLSPIGLSLVGKLSPKRFASLLYGVFFLSNASGYALGGTLGSILPATGDKFAKAKELGIDLQGVLDNKITPTAEQLALLDQHQISAHNHFFAGFEIHNLYEFFMVFVVLTGLAAIILFALTPFLKKMMHGVR